One window of the Streptomyces sp. V4I8 genome contains the following:
- a CDS encoding subtilase-type protease inhibitor, with translation MPAHSAPASAPASLYTPSALAMTTGRGEKAATATPERAVTVNCAYTTSGTHPDSRQACADLDRVNGGLGRLATLRGNESGRPCTREYNPIVVTVQGVWRGTRVNYEHTFANPCFKETQGAAAFAF, from the coding sequence ATGCCTGCCCACAGCGCGCCCGCCTCCGCGCCCGCCTCGCTGTACACCCCTTCAGCGCTGGCCATGACCACCGGCCGCGGTGAGAAGGCCGCCACCGCGACGCCAGAGCGCGCGGTGACGGTGAACTGCGCGTACACCACGTCGGGAACTCACCCCGATTCGCGACAGGCCTGTGCGGATCTGGACCGTGTGAATGGGGGCCTCGGCCGCTTGGCCACCCTCCGCGGGAATGAGTCGGGACGACCCTGCACCAGGGAATACAACCCAATCGTCGTCACCGTTCAAGGGGTATGGCGTGGCACACGCGTGAACTACGAGCACACCTTCGCCAATCCTTGCTTCAAGGAAACTCAAGGTGCTGCGGCATTTGCCTTCTGA
- a CDS encoding NlpC/P60 family protein, whose protein sequence is MGPSKCGTLATAVTVICTVTLLVTPGVTFANPTPTPMPSLSPSAPLPETRDLKAVRKQLDQLYHDAAVATDAYNAAEEASKKQSARIIELAKENVKLQHKVAYLKDRAGAAVRAQYRTGAMLPEARLILSDDPQMLLDNAAILLQGERAIHGLIEEMIRAQQDLEQYAKDASAQWQKLEGQRQTKAAAAKEVARQIAAAERLEARLEKKEKERLAQLEREAELRAQTAWLNTGVLKNSKGQATEAGMRAAQFAMDQLGKPYVWGAEGPDSYDCSGLTSQAWAAAGHPIVRTSQEQWNWLKRVDIKDMRPGDLIIYFEDASHVGMYIGDGAMIHAPRPGRNVTIAGAGSMPILGVVRPGA, encoded by the coding sequence ATGGGACCGAGCAAGTGCGGCACACTCGCGACGGCCGTAACCGTAATCTGTACAGTCACCCTGCTGGTGACGCCCGGCGTGACGTTTGCGAATCCTACTCCGACGCCGATGCCGTCGCTGTCCCCCAGTGCGCCCCTCCCAGAAACGAGGGATCTCAAGGCAGTCCGGAAGCAACTTGACCAGCTTTACCATGACGCGGCCGTCGCAACCGATGCCTACAACGCGGCAGAAGAGGCGTCCAAGAAACAGTCGGCGCGGATCATCGAGCTGGCCAAGGAAAACGTCAAGCTCCAGCACAAAGTCGCCTATTTGAAGGACCGGGCCGGCGCCGCGGTCCGCGCCCAGTATCGCACTGGTGCCATGCTGCCCGAGGCGCGGCTGATACTGAGCGACGACCCCCAGATGCTCCTCGACAATGCCGCCATTCTCTTGCAGGGCGAGCGCGCCATCCATGGTCTGATCGAGGAAATGATCCGCGCTCAGCAGGACTTGGAGCAATACGCCAAGGACGCCTCGGCGCAGTGGCAGAAGCTTGAGGGTCAGCGCCAGACGAAGGCGGCGGCCGCGAAGGAGGTCGCGCGACAGATCGCGGCGGCGGAGAGGCTCGAAGCCAGGCTGGAGAAGAAGGAGAAGGAGCGGCTTGCACAGTTGGAGCGGGAGGCCGAGCTCAGAGCGCAGACGGCCTGGCTGAACACGGGTGTTCTGAAGAACTCCAAGGGCCAGGCGACCGAAGCGGGCATGCGGGCCGCTCAGTTCGCCATGGACCAGCTCGGCAAACCGTATGTATGGGGCGCCGAGGGCCCGGATTCCTACGACTGCTCAGGGCTGACGTCGCAAGCCTGGGCCGCGGCCGGCCACCCCATTGTGCGCACCTCGCAGGAGCAGTGGAACTGGCTCAAGCGCGTCGACATCAAGGACATGCGCCCGGGCGATCTCATCATCTACTTCGAGGACGCCAGCCATGTCGGGATGTACATCGGCGACGGCGCGATGATTCATGCCCCACGCCCGGGACGGAACGTGACGATCGCCGGGGCCGGTTCGATGCCCATTCTGGGAGTCGTACGGCCAGGCGCGTAG
- a CDS encoding sensor histidine kinase — protein MGPRVGAGLVSRLFLPSAATGPDVQADRGGRHRARAGSHSQRTVRDWVADVGVFAFAALFCLGQLWGMAHDPRVPNSELTADELVGVAACAAVWLRRRWPVGLAVVLSVACTFYPSPTGPGLVALYTLAVHRPFRVVAAVGIPALLSSPVVPLLHDAPLPQVMSWTLSGVGLICAALGWGMFKRSRHQLVLSLHERAERAKVEAGLRAEQARQRTREEVAREMHDVLAHRLSLLSVHAGALEFRSDAPREEIGKAAKVIQESAHQALEDLREVIGVLRSAEGEEQAEGRLQLNLTDLKRLVDESRTSETDVTLVDRVGVTNAPVPERVGRTAYRIAQEGLTNARKHAPGAGAVVTVTGRPGEGLVIEVRNPLPGRDTAHDRRRSAIPGSGQGLIGLSERASLVGGRLEHGSTPSADFRLYAWLPWPAANAA, from the coding sequence ATGGGGCCGAGGGTCGGGGCGGGCTTGGTGTCCCGCCTATTTCTGCCGTCGGCCGCGACAGGTCCCGATGTCCAAGCGGACAGGGGCGGACGCCACCGAGCTCGTGCGGGCAGCCACTCACAGAGAACCGTGCGCGACTGGGTGGCCGACGTCGGAGTTTTCGCCTTCGCCGCGCTTTTCTGTCTGGGCCAGCTGTGGGGGATGGCGCATGATCCCCGCGTTCCAAATTCCGAGCTGACTGCTGACGAGCTCGTGGGCGTGGCCGCGTGCGCCGCGGTGTGGTTGCGCAGGCGCTGGCCGGTTGGGCTGGCGGTGGTGCTGTCCGTCGCTTGCACCTTCTACCCCAGTCCTACCGGTCCGGGACTTGTGGCGCTGTACACCCTCGCCGTGCACCGTCCCTTCCGCGTCGTCGCGGCCGTTGGCATCCCGGCGCTCCTCAGCTCGCCTGTCGTTCCCCTGCTGCACGATGCGCCCTTGCCGCAGGTCATGTCGTGGACCTTGTCCGGGGTCGGGTTGATATGCGCAGCCCTTGGGTGGGGCATGTTCAAGCGATCGCGCCACCAGCTTGTGCTGTCGCTGCACGAACGTGCTGAGCGGGCCAAGGTCGAGGCTGGACTGCGCGCGGAACAGGCACGTCAGCGGACGCGCGAGGAGGTGGCGCGGGAGATGCACGATGTGCTGGCACACCGGCTGTCGCTGCTGAGTGTGCACGCGGGCGCACTGGAGTTCCGTTCGGACGCCCCTCGTGAGGAGATCGGAAAGGCCGCCAAGGTGATCCAGGAGAGTGCCCACCAGGCCCTGGAGGACCTGCGTGAGGTCATCGGCGTCCTGCGCTCCGCGGAGGGCGAGGAGCAGGCGGAGGGCCGTCTGCAGTTGAACCTCACTGACCTGAAGCGGTTGGTGGACGAGTCACGGACGTCGGAGACCGACGTGACCTTGGTGGACAGGGTGGGGGTCACGAACGCCCCGGTCCCCGAGCGGGTGGGACGCACCGCCTACCGAATCGCCCAGGAGGGCCTTACCAATGCCCGCAAGCACGCACCGGGCGCGGGAGCGGTGGTAACCGTGACCGGCCGGCCGGGGGAAGGTCTGGTCATCGAGGTGCGCAACCCACTGCCCGGCAGGGACACGGCCCATGACCGGCGGCGGTCGGCCATCCCCGGTTCGGGCCAAGGCCTCATTGGTCTGTCCGAACGCGCCTCCCTGGTCGGCGGCCGTCTCGAACACGGCTCCACGCCCTCCGCGGACTTCCGCCTGTATGCCTGGCTGCCCTGGCCCGCCGCCAACGCCGCGTAG
- a CDS encoding response regulator — translation MGEPRGRPSESRLRVLLVDDDPLVRAGLRMMFDGTSDIEVVAEGSDGAEVGQLVDQYTPDVVLIDIRMPLVDGLAATEELRRRRHAPEVIILTTFHADDHVLRALRAGAAGFVLKDTPPPQIVSTVRKVAAGEPVLSPTVTQQLIAHVAESGYGTRRNRARDLLGRLNDREREVALAVGEGKTNAEIAAALYLSVPTVKTHISRILTKLDLNNRVQIALLVHDAGLLDEPR, via the coding sequence ATGGGTGAGCCCCGGGGCCGGCCGTCAGAGAGCCGTTTGCGCGTCCTGCTTGTGGACGATGACCCGCTCGTGCGGGCGGGGCTGCGGATGATGTTCGACGGTACGTCGGACATCGAAGTCGTCGCCGAAGGCTCGGATGGGGCCGAAGTGGGGCAGCTGGTCGATCAGTACACGCCGGACGTCGTGCTGATCGACATCCGCATGCCCCTGGTGGACGGTCTGGCGGCGACCGAGGAGTTACGGCGGCGCAGGCACGCGCCCGAAGTGATCATCCTGACCACATTCCACGCAGACGATCACGTATTACGTGCTTTACGAGCCGGCGCTGCCGGGTTCGTGCTCAAGGACACCCCGCCGCCTCAGATCGTGTCGACCGTACGGAAAGTGGCGGCAGGAGAACCGGTACTGTCACCGACAGTCACCCAGCAACTCATCGCACATGTGGCGGAATCGGGGTATGGGACACGGCGCAACCGGGCGCGTGATCTGCTCGGCCGACTCAACGACCGGGAACGCGAAGTCGCCCTTGCCGTGGGAGAAGGCAAGACAAACGCCGAGATCGCGGCTGCGCTCTATTTGAGTGTTCCGACGGTCAAGACACACATCTCGCGCATCCTGACAAAGCTCGATCTCAACAACCGCGTCCAGATCGCGCTCCTCGTACACGACGCCGGGCTGCTGGACGAGCCTCGCTGA
- a CDS encoding superoxide dismutase family protein, which produces MIAGALAAAVLATGAGPEGARDSLWLRAEGAFAPPLSFIPSAAKTYNQDLVPAGSRIVVEQRSDRGSTEVTLRVRGVEPGYAYGAHVHQKPCGPYPLDSGGHYQHRPSADPAHVDPGNEVWLNFTATEDGTGHARTRGSWSFRAGEAGSVVLHSDQSGAGERLACFTVPFVPLG; this is translated from the coding sequence ATGATCGCCGGCGCCTTGGCGGCGGCAGTGCTGGCGACGGGTGCGGGCCCGGAGGGCGCGCGGGACAGCTTATGGCTGAGGGCCGAGGGGGCCTTCGCACCCCCACTGTCTTTCATTCCGTCGGCCGCCAAGACGTACAACCAGGACCTGGTCCCCGCCGGTTCGCGCATCGTGGTGGAGCAGCGCAGCGACCGGGGTTCGACCGAGGTGACGCTGCGCGTGCGGGGTGTGGAACCGGGCTATGCCTACGGCGCACACGTCCACCAAAAGCCGTGCGGCCCGTACCCGCTGGACTCGGGGGGTCACTATCAGCACCGGCCGTCCGCCGACCCAGCACACGTCGACCCCGGAAACGAGGTCTGGCTCAACTTCACCGCGACTGAGGACGGCACGGGTCATGCCCGCACCCGCGGCAGTTGGTCCTTCCGCGCAGGCGAGGCAGGCTCCGTGGTCCTGCACAGTGACCAGAGCGGGGCGGGTGAACGGCTGGCCTGCTTCACCGTGCCATTCGTCCCCCTGGGCTGA
- the mihF gene encoding integration host factor, actinobacterial type, with the protein MPVPPLTPQQRRAASDKSAAVRRERAEVKAALKHARISLAEVLASESEVIRRMPVRTLLASLPGIGKVRAEKLLAELEISAFRRVQGLGARQRERLLARCMTRY; encoded by the coding sequence ATGCCAGTTCCCCCTTTGACCCCGCAGCAGCGCCGGGCCGCTTCCGACAAGTCCGCCGCGGTGCGGCGCGAGCGTGCCGAGGTCAAGGCCGCGCTCAAACACGCCAGGATCTCGCTTGCCGAGGTACTCGCCAGTGAGTCCGAGGTGATCCGCAGAATGCCGGTCCGGACTCTTTTGGCCTCGCTCCCCGGCATCGGAAAGGTCCGGGCTGAGAAGCTCCTCGCTGAGCTGGAGATCTCCGCCTTCCGCCGCGTCCAGGGTCTCGGCGCCCGGCAGCGGGAGCGTCTGCTCGCGCGCTGCATGACCAGGTACTGA
- a CDS encoding 3'-5' exonuclease has product MTFAEPTDLQDLFTRDVDEHAVQFVRPAGTNRTIWAAYANRQYQGTVSAEYHEGQAPLWRVLATQEEYASLDDAIRALRRPASWAREREQVARWARDLLADDSLLVVDVRTARPGNACAMQITAVDRRGALIFDEYVRPAAIVDPAVLAMHDIAPEHIAQAPAFGELLPALSDVLLNRRLVSYDADFHRAVFEHELIGCHGHFAAAQEWLDRLRWEDAMVPRAVWRGLWSAKYGTYCREPLSGLHSTAETCRLLLAALEEMGADARVNLW; this is encoded by the coding sequence GTGACCTTCGCCGAGCCAACTGACTTACAAGACCTGTTCACCCGCGACGTAGATGAACATGCCGTGCAGTTCGTCCGCCCCGCCGGCACCAATCGGACCATCTGGGCTGCGTACGCCAACCGCCAGTATCAGGGCACCGTGAGCGCCGAGTACCACGAAGGCCAGGCACCGTTGTGGCGCGTACTGGCCACCCAAGAGGAGTACGCGAGTCTCGACGACGCCATTCGCGCACTTCGGCGCCCGGCGTCCTGGGCGCGCGAGCGCGAGCAGGTCGCCCGCTGGGCCCGTGACCTGCTGGCCGACGACTCGCTGCTGGTGGTCGACGTGAGGACCGCACGTCCGGGTAACGCCTGCGCGATGCAGATCACCGCCGTTGACCGCCGCGGCGCCCTGATCTTCGACGAATACGTGCGGCCGGCCGCCATCGTCGACCCGGCTGTGCTGGCCATGCACGACATCGCCCCGGAACACATCGCCCAGGCTCCGGCGTTCGGCGAGCTGCTGCCCGCCCTTTCCGATGTGCTCTTGAACCGCAGGCTGGTGTCGTACGACGCCGATTTCCACCGCGCTGTCTTCGAACACGAACTCATCGGCTGTCATGGCCATTTTGCGGCTGCCCAGGAGTGGCTGGACCGGCTCCGCTGGGAGGACGCGATGGTGCCGCGCGCGGTGTGGCGAGGGCTGTGGTCGGCCAAGTACGGCACATACTGCCGTGAGCCACTGAGCGGCCTCCACAGCACGGCCGAGACCTGCCGACTCTTGCTCGCGGCGCTCGAAGAGATGGGCGCCGACGCACGGGTCAACCTGTGGTGA
- a CDS encoding MerR family transcriptional regulator — translation MADQRLWCYQEIATHIDVQPDTVRSYRKHGLLPPPDHVDHGRPLWYADTIHAWHAARPRNRFRRQDRSA, via the coding sequence GTGGCTGACCAAAGGCTCTGGTGCTACCAGGAGATCGCGACCCACATCGATGTGCAGCCGGACACGGTCCGGTCCTACCGCAAGCACGGTCTGCTGCCTCCGCCTGACCACGTCGACCATGGCAGGCCCCTTTGGTACGCCGACACCATCCACGCGTGGCACGCTGCCCGGCCCCGCAACAGGTTCCGCAGGCAGGACAGGTCGGCGTGA
- a CDS encoding glycoside hydrolase family 6 protein produces the protein MGTPMSGWLPRTLLAALLAGLCCARAGATTDAEPFWVNPDSSAARQAAEWREAGRTADAALMDRIATRPQAEWIPGPNPQAVVEARTKAAAGAGRTALLVAYHIPNRDCGQYSVGGAQDGADYRTWVEQFAAGIGERAAYVITEPDAVAQVVAGCPTVAAAERYGLLAYAVDRFKRQPNTRVYLDAGNVGWIPQAGRLVGPLRASGIAQADGFSLNVSNFETNEVSRNYGDLLSSHLGGKHYVVDTSRNGRGPYAGTDSEAWCNPPGRALSTPPTDRTGHALLDAYLWIKCPGESDGTCRGGPAAGEWWPSYALELARNAHE, from the coding sequence ATGGGCACGCCCATGAGCGGTTGGTTACCGAGAACGTTGCTCGCCGCACTGCTGGCCGGGCTGTGTTGCGCCAGAGCTGGGGCCACGACCGATGCAGAGCCGTTCTGGGTCAATCCCGACTCCTCCGCCGCCCGGCAAGCAGCCGAATGGCGCGAAGCCGGCCGCACGGCGGATGCCGCGCTCATGGACCGCATCGCCACCCGTCCCCAGGCCGAGTGGATCCCCGGGCCGAATCCGCAGGCCGTAGTGGAAGCCCGTACAAAGGCCGCTGCGGGCGCCGGGCGAACCGCGTTGCTGGTGGCGTATCACATCCCGAACCGTGACTGCGGGCAGTACTCGGTCGGCGGTGCCCAGGATGGCGCGGACTACCGGACCTGGGTCGAGCAGTTCGCGGCTGGGATCGGTGAGCGGGCCGCGTACGTGATCACCGAACCGGACGCGGTGGCGCAGGTCGTGGCGGGTTGTCCGACGGTCGCGGCTGCCGAACGCTATGGGCTACTGGCGTACGCGGTCGACCGGTTCAAGCGGCAGCCCAACACGCGCGTCTATCTGGACGCGGGCAATGTCGGCTGGATCCCGCAGGCCGGTCGGCTGGTCGGTCCCTTGCGGGCTTCGGGGATTGCTCAGGCCGACGGGTTTTCCTTGAATGTCTCCAACTTCGAGACAAATGAGGTGAGTCGGAACTACGGCGATCTCCTGTCAAGTCATCTGGGCGGCAAACACTACGTGGTGGACACCAGCCGCAACGGCCGGGGACCGTACGCGGGCACGGATTCGGAGGCGTGGTGCAATCCGCCCGGACGGGCCTTGAGTACTCCCCCCACGGACCGTACTGGTCATGCTCTCCTGGACGCCTACTTGTGGATCAAGTGTCCGGGCGAGTCCGACGGCACGTGCCGCGGCGGCCCGGCCGCGGGGGAGTGGTGGCCGTCATACGCCCTAGAACTCGCCCGCAACGCACATGAATGA